In Niveispirillum cyanobacteriorum, the following proteins share a genomic window:
- a CDS encoding TonB-dependent receptor plug domain-containing protein, with protein sequence MQSKNSLFFRTATLALLAAGATGAMPAAAQDTLDEIVVTGSRIRQSPLNQTQPIVQLDSEAMARTGLSNTAEILQRLPISGGGLNSKFNNSGNFGNPPDGGGVGAGSAEVDLRYLGSRRTLVLVDGLRWVNGASASGIPSSTDLNSIPKGIIDRIEVLQEGASPIYGSDAISGVVNIITKRKQDGFSGSAQVGAFDEGDGVTQEYDLSWGATSGGTSIVADLTYVKQESVMSGDRSISQFPTPGVTECDSSCSSGTPLGRFIVNNPVTGAGMNLTLKNAVLTGRPTFDPLNPTAGSFKNFTTADRFNFQPYNYIQAPSERLGTYFQVTQEITPDINFRLKAVYNNRQSANQAAPIPLFVGPDAGNGNLLDQISIDRTNPYNPFGVTLSSGGANGPANYAFIGRRFIEAGPRHYEQEVNTWYVSGTLDGSLMLGENKWYWDVNTIFSRNSASQKFTGNVNAQRLAQALGPVANCTGSCVPFNIFGGQGSITQPMIDYVLFTQQDSSKQRLADTSFNLSGDLFQMPAGAVGLAVGYEYRDQRGEFQPDAVVAAGLGSDIPALPSKGSFDVNEAYGELRVPLIADMPIAKLLEVSGAVRYSDYSTFGSETTYSGRVNWRVTEDVLLRGSWGQGFRAPGIGELFGTPSRFDQELVDPCSDMLGLSGGTAASAAIRANCIAHGVPANGSYVQANPQLSVITGGNKKLKPETSESWVFGGVFSPSWEMSWADRLDFEVNYYDISLKDAIQPIGAETILGRCEQNNDAFSCASITRTASGAINQISGLLQNIGAIDTDGIDFTINWQGPESDLGTFRFSLNQTFLLNYTETVPATSGTSKIEREGTEKGSPDQAFPKYKATAILDWAKDDFSASLTNRFVKSVDETQAVNKLNDRLYTDVQFSWFPAMFDSKIGMTLGVNNLFDKDPPACFSCGLNNFDPTTYDAPGQFGYARLTFKM encoded by the coding sequence ATGCAATCCAAGAACAGCCTGTTTTTCAGGACGGCGACGCTTGCCCTTTTGGCGGCTGGCGCCACTGGTGCGATGCCTGCGGCGGCCCAGGATACGCTGGATGAAATTGTCGTCACCGGTTCGCGTATCCGGCAAAGCCCACTGAACCAGACGCAGCCGATCGTACAGCTCGACAGTGAGGCCATGGCCCGTACCGGCCTGTCCAACACAGCCGAAATTCTCCAGCGCCTGCCCATCTCCGGCGGTGGTCTGAATAGCAAGTTCAACAATAGCGGCAATTTCGGCAACCCGCCCGATGGCGGCGGCGTGGGTGCCGGTTCGGCCGAAGTGGACCTGCGCTATCTGGGCTCGCGCCGCACGCTGGTGCTGGTCGACGGCCTGCGCTGGGTCAATGGCGCGTCCGCGTCGGGCATCCCGTCCTCCACCGATCTGAACTCGATTCCTAAGGGGATCATCGACCGGATCGAGGTTCTGCAGGAAGGTGCCTCGCCCATTTACGGGTCGGATGCCATTTCCGGCGTGGTGAATATCATCACCAAGCGCAAGCAGGACGGTTTCTCCGGTTCCGCCCAGGTCGGCGCCTTTGATGAAGGCGATGGCGTCACGCAGGAATATGACCTGTCCTGGGGTGCCACCTCTGGCGGCACCAGCATCGTGGCCGACCTGACCTATGTGAAGCAGGAAAGCGTGATGTCGGGCGACCGCTCCATCTCGCAGTTCCCCACGCCGGGCGTCACGGAATGCGACAGCTCCTGCTCGTCTGGCACACCGCTGGGCCGCTTCATCGTCAACAACCCCGTTACCGGGGCGGGCATGAACCTGACCTTGAAGAACGCAGTGCTGACGGGCCGTCCGACCTTTGACCCGCTGAACCCCACGGCGGGCAGCTTCAAGAACTTCACCACCGCGGACCGCTTCAATTTCCAGCCCTATAACTATATCCAGGCCCCGTCGGAGCGTCTGGGCACCTATTTCCAGGTGACCCAGGAAATCACGCCCGACATCAATTTCCGCCTGAAGGCCGTTTACAATAACCGCCAGTCCGCTAACCAGGCCGCCCCCATCCCGTTGTTCGTGGGTCCCGATGCCGGCAATGGCAACCTGCTGGACCAGATCAGCATCGATCGCACCAACCCCTATAATCCGTTCGGCGTCACCCTGTCGTCGGGCGGGGCCAATGGCCCGGCCAATTACGCCTTCATCGGCCGCCGCTTCATCGAAGCCGGCCCGCGCCATTATGAGCAGGAAGTGAACACCTGGTACGTGTCCGGTACGCTGGACGGCTCGCTGATGCTGGGCGAGAACAAGTGGTACTGGGACGTCAACACCATCTTCTCCCGCAACAGCGCCTCGCAGAAATTCACGGGCAATGTGAATGCCCAGCGTCTGGCCCAGGCCCTGGGTCCTGTCGCCAATTGCACGGGTTCCTGCGTGCCGTTCAACATCTTCGGCGGTCAGGGGTCCATCACCCAGCCGATGATCGATTACGTGCTGTTCACGCAACAGGACAGCAGCAAGCAGCGTCTGGCCGACACCTCCTTCAACCTGTCGGGTGACCTGTTCCAGATGCCGGCGGGTGCCGTCGGTCTGGCCGTTGGTTACGAATATCGTGACCAGCGGGGTGAGTTCCAGCCGGATGCCGTGGTCGCCGCTGGCCTGGGTTCCGACATCCCCGCCCTGCCGTCCAAGGGCAGCTTTGATGTGAACGAGGCCTATGGTGAGCTGCGCGTGCCGCTGATCGCCGACATGCCCATCGCCAAGCTGCTGGAAGTGTCGGGTGCGGTTCGCTACTCCGACTATTCCACCTTCGGCAGCGAGACGACCTATAGCGGCCGCGTCAACTGGCGCGTCACCGAAGATGTGTTGTTGCGCGGGTCATGGGGCCAGGGCTTCCGCGCACCGGGCATCGGTGAGCTGTTCGGTACGCCGTCGCGCTTCGATCAGGAACTGGTCGATCCCTGCTCCGACATGCTTGGCCTGTCCGGCGGCACCGCAGCGTCCGCCGCGATCCGCGCCAACTGTATCGCCCATGGTGTGCCGGCCAACGGTTCCTATGTGCAGGCCAACCCGCAGCTTTCAGTCATCACCGGCGGCAACAAGAAGCTGAAGCCCGAAACCTCGGAAAGCTGGGTGTTCGGCGGCGTGTTCAGCCCGTCCTGGGAAATGTCCTGGGCCGACCGTCTGGATTTCGAGGTGAACTATTATGACATCTCGCTGAAGGACGCGATCCAGCCGATCGGGGCGGAGACCATTCTGGGCCGTTGCGAACAGAATAACGACGCTTTCTCCTGCGCCTCCATCACCCGTACCGCCTCTGGCGCTATCAACCAGATCAGCGGCCTGTTGCAGAATATCGGCGCCATCGATACCGACGGCATCGATTTCACCATCAACTGGCAGGGTCCGGAAAGCGACCTGGGCACCTTCCGGTTCAGCCTGAACCAGACCTTCCTGCTGAACTATACGGAGACGGTCCCGGCCACCAGCGGCACCTCCAAGATCGAACGGGAGGGCACCGAAAAGGGCAGCCCCGACCAGGCCTTCCCCAAATACAAGGCCACGGCGATCCTGGATTGGGCGAAGGATGATTTCTCCGCCTCGCTCACCAACCGCTTTGTGAAGAGCGTGGACGAAACCCAGGCCGTCAACAAGCTGAACGACCGTCTCTATACCGATGTGCAGTTCAGCTGGTTCCCGGCGATGTTCGACAGCAAGATCGGCATGACCCTTGGCGTCAACAACCTGTTCGACAAGGACCCGCCGGCCTGCTTCAGCTGCGGCCTGAACAATTTCGATCCCACCACCTATGACGCGCCGGGCCAGTTCGGCTATGCGCGCCTGACCTTCAAGATGTAA
- a CDS encoding response regulator → MTRPHRILVVEDEVAIRRLLKTIITPEGWEMVEATSASQALILARQSLPELILLDLGLPDMDGLDLIPTLKRERPVPLIVLSSRDREQDKILALDLGADDYVTKPFGAGELMARIRAAQRHAIQQVGGRPLLRIRDLEIDMVNRHVQKASKRLHLSPTEFDLLRLLAQHAGRILTHAQILKEVWGPAKADEVQYLRVYIRQLRQKIEDDPNAPVFVQTEPGIGYRFADSQDMP, encoded by the coding sequence ATGACGCGGCCCCACCGTATTCTGGTGGTCGAGGATGAGGTGGCGATCCGCCGCCTGCTGAAAACCATCATCACCCCGGAAGGGTGGGAGATGGTGGAGGCGACATCCGCCTCCCAGGCCCTGATCCTGGCCCGCCAGTCCCTGCCCGAACTGATCCTATTGGATCTGGGCCTGCCTGATATGGACGGCCTGGACTTGATCCCTACCTTGAAGCGCGAACGCCCGGTGCCGCTGATCGTACTGTCCAGCCGTGATCGCGAGCAGGACAAGATTTTGGCACTGGACTTAGGGGCCGACGATTACGTGACCAAGCCGTTCGGGGCGGGCGAGTTGATGGCCCGCATCAGGGCGGCCCAGCGCCACGCGATACAACAGGTGGGGGGCCGCCCCCTGCTGCGCATCCGCGACCTGGAAATCGACATGGTCAACCGGCATGTGCAGAAGGCGAGCAAGCGCCTGCACCTGTCGCCGACGGAGTTTGACCTGCTGCGCCTGCTGGCCCAGCATGCGGGCCGCATCCTGACCCATGCCCAGATCCTGAAAGAGGTCTGGGGGCCGGCCAAGGCGGACGAGGTGCAATATCTGCGCGTCTATATCCGCCAGTTGCGCCAGAAGATCGAGGATGACCCCAACGCGCCTGTCTTCGTGCAGACGGAGCCGGGCATCGGCTATCGTTTTGCCGACTCACAGGATATGCCATGA
- a CDS encoding prephenate/arogenate dehydrogenase family protein, with amino-acid sequence MTAPLFNKVAIVGFGLIGSSIARCVAEYPGLANGVVCVDRSQAVCDRVLELGLAQQAGTDPALVSQCDLVVLATPIGAFADLGAVIGPHLTAGTVLTDVGSVKQSVIRDIAPHVPDGVHFIPGHPLAGTEHSGPDSGFALLFKGRWCILTPTPGTNQAAVDRLSAFWSGCGSMIEVMEPGHHDRVLAITSHLPHLIAYTIVGTATDLEEHLQSEVIRFSATGFRDFTRIAASDPTMWRDIFLNNREAVLEVIQRFTEDLTALQRAIRWGEGDKLHELFTRTRAVRRSIIDAKQA; translated from the coding sequence ATGACCGCCCCGCTGTTCAACAAGGTCGCCATCGTCGGCTTCGGCCTGATCGGTTCCTCGATCGCGCGGTGCGTGGCCGAGTATCCGGGGCTGGCCAATGGTGTCGTCTGTGTGGACCGCTCACAGGCCGTGTGCGATCGGGTGCTGGAACTGGGGCTGGCGCAACAGGCGGGCACAGATCCCGCTCTGGTGTCGCAATGCGATCTGGTGGTGCTGGCCACGCCCATCGGCGCCTTCGCCGATCTGGGCGCCGTCATCGGCCCGCATCTGACGGCCGGCACCGTTCTGACCGATGTAGGGTCGGTGAAACAGTCGGTGATCCGCGATATCGCCCCGCATGTGCCGGATGGGGTGCATTTCATCCCCGGCCATCCGCTGGCCGGCACCGAACATTCCGGCCCAGACAGCGGCTTCGCCCTGCTGTTCAAGGGCCGCTGGTGCATCCTAACCCCGACGCCGGGCACCAATCAGGCGGCGGTCGACAGGTTGTCGGCCTTCTGGAGCGGCTGCGGGTCGATGATCGAGGTGATGGAACCCGGCCATCATGACCGGGTGCTGGCCATCACCAGTCACCTGCCCCACCTGATCGCCTACACCATCGTGGGCACGGCCACCGATCTGGAGGAACATCTGCAGTCGGAGGTGATCCGGTTCAGCGCCACGGGCTTCCGTGATTTCACCCGCATCGCGGCCAGCGACCCCACCATGTGGCGCGACATCTTCCTGAACAACCGCGAGGCGGTGCTGGAGGTGATCCAGCGCTTTACAGAGGATCTGACGGCCCTGCAGCGCGCCATCCGCTGGGGCGAGGGGGACAAGCTGCACGAGCTGTTCACCCGCACCCGCGCCGTCCGCCGTTCCATCATCGATGCCAAGCAGGCGTAA
- a CDS encoding sensor histidine kinase — MADDARRPSPDALLQAATAERRGKLKIFLGAAPGVGKTYEMLRTAHALKKDGVDVVVGVVETHGRAETDAMLAGLEVFPRKTLSYRGQELSEMDLDGLIARRPAMVLVDELAHTNAPGSRHAKRHSDVEELRDAGIDVLTTLNVQHVESLNDVVARITRIRVRETVPDQVIDSADEVEVIDLTPADLIKRLGEGKVYVRDQAQRALKHYFSPGNLTALRELALRRTAQRVDDQMVTYMRSHAIAGPWAAGDRLLVCISDDPGAGGLVRHAKRMADRLKAPFTAVYVETARHQRLDEAARDRVADALRLAEQLGGEALTLPGRTVTEALVGFAHAHNITQIIIGKSQRSRWFEMVNGSVVHDLLRRATGISVHVIASEQPDPDSNAARRVTTRPPARSADYKAYLAGIAFTALALGAGVLVDEWLGVQNISLVFLMAVLGSAVLHGFLPSLFTAVLAVAAYNFFFLPPLYTFSVGDPSNIWSLVFFTGVAMVTSRLTARVREQAEIARIRARTTAQLSAFASKLAGIGDMDDLLWAASHQIALMLKLRVVLMLPADEENAASLYPASAYPPDDQISNADHAAAVWAFENGKPAGRGAATLPGTQRLYLPLRTERATVAVAGIGSDDAGTGPLLTPDDRRLLDALLDQAAVAIERVKLVRAIDQAKLEGETERLRSAMLTSLSHDLRTPLAAIIGTVTGLKAGQGRLEPAETASMLDTLHGEAERMARFVRNLLDMTRLEAGALDLKREPIDLADVVSGAVRRAGPVLTGHMIDIRMPGDLPLVQGDHLLLEQALFNLLDNAGKYAPHGTAIRIQALRDAAHVKLRVEDEGPGIPEEARARIFDKFFRVEAKDHRTAGTGLGLAIARGFVEAMGGTLTARDRADGGPGACLEMTLIVDPRGDMVMAEATA, encoded by the coding sequence ATGGCCGATGATGCCCGCCGGCCCTCCCCCGACGCCCTGTTGCAAGCAGCAACGGCCGAACGGCGCGGCAAGCTGAAAATCTTCCTGGGTGCCGCCCCCGGCGTGGGCAAGACGTACGAGATGCTGCGCACAGCCCATGCCCTGAAGAAGGATGGGGTCGATGTGGTGGTCGGCGTGGTGGAAACCCACGGGCGGGCGGAAACCGACGCCATGCTGGCCGGGCTGGAGGTCTTCCCGCGCAAGACCCTGTCCTATCGCGGGCAGGAGCTGTCGGAGATGGACCTGGACGGATTGATCGCCCGACGGCCCGCCATGGTCCTGGTCGATGAACTGGCCCATACCAATGCGCCGGGCAGCCGCCATGCCAAGCGCCATTCCGATGTGGAGGAGCTGCGCGACGCCGGCATCGACGTGCTGACCACCCTGAATGTGCAGCATGTGGAAAGCCTGAATGATGTGGTCGCCCGCATCACCCGCATTCGGGTGCGTGAAACGGTGCCCGATCAGGTGATCGACAGCGCCGACGAGGTGGAGGTCATCGACCTCACCCCCGCCGACCTGATCAAGCGCTTGGGCGAAGGCAAGGTCTATGTCCGCGATCAGGCCCAGCGTGCCCTGAAACATTACTTCTCCCCCGGAAACCTGACGGCGCTGCGCGAACTGGCGCTGCGGCGCACGGCGCAACGGGTGGATGACCAGATGGTCACCTATATGCGCAGCCATGCCATCGCCGGGCCGTGGGCCGCAGGCGACCGCTTGCTGGTCTGTATCTCCGATGATCCGGGCGCGGGCGGGCTGGTCCGCCATGCCAAGCGCATGGCCGACCGGTTGAAGGCACCGTTCACCGCTGTCTATGTCGAAACCGCCCGTCATCAGCGCCTGGACGAGGCAGCGCGCGACCGCGTGGCCGATGCCCTGCGTCTGGCCGAACAGCTGGGGGGGGAGGCGCTGACCCTGCCGGGCCGGACCGTGACGGAGGCGCTGGTTGGTTTCGCGCACGCCCATAACATCACCCAGATCATCATCGGCAAGTCGCAGCGGTCGCGCTGGTTTGAAATGGTGAACGGGTCGGTGGTGCATGACCTGCTGCGCCGGGCCACGGGCATATCGGTACATGTCATCGCCAGCGAACAGCCCGACCCCGACAGTAACGCCGCCCGCCGGGTGACCACCCGCCCCCCGGCAAGGTCCGCCGATTACAAGGCCTATCTGGCCGGCATCGCCTTCACCGCCCTGGCGCTGGGGGCGGGTGTGCTGGTCGATGAATGGCTGGGCGTGCAGAATATCAGTCTGGTGTTCCTGATGGCGGTGCTGGGCAGTGCGGTTCTGCACGGCTTCCTGCCATCCCTGTTCACGGCGGTGCTGGCCGTGGCCGCCTATAATTTCTTCTTCCTGCCGCCGCTTTACACCTTCTCCGTGGGGGACCCGTCCAACATCTGGTCGCTGGTCTTCTTCACGGGCGTGGCCATGGTCACCAGCCGGTTAACGGCGCGGGTGCGTGAACAGGCGGAAATCGCCCGTATCCGGGCGCGCACCACGGCGCAGCTTTCGGCCTTTGCCAGCAAGCTGGCCGGGATCGGCGACATGGACGACCTGCTGTGGGCGGCCAGCCATCAGATTGCCCTGATGCTGAAACTGCGCGTCGTCCTGATGCTGCCGGCGGATGAGGAGAATGCCGCCAGCCTGTATCCGGCCTCCGCCTATCCGCCCGATGACCAGATTTCCAACGCCGACCATGCCGCCGCCGTCTGGGCGTTTGAGAATGGCAAGCCGGCGGGGCGGGGGGCTGCCACCCTGCCGGGCACGCAGCGCCTGTACCTGCCGCTGCGCACCGAACGCGCGACGGTCGCAGTGGCAGGGATCGGCAGTGATGATGCCGGCACCGGCCCCCTGCTGACGCCCGATGATCGCCGCCTGCTGGATGCGCTGCTGGATCAGGCGGCGGTGGCGATTGAGCGGGTGAAGCTGGTTCGCGCCATCGATCAGGCCAAGCTGGAGGGGGAGACGGAACGGCTGCGCTCCGCCATGCTGACCTCGCTGTCCCATGACCTGCGCACGCCGTTGGCCGCCATCATCGGCACCGTCACGGGCCTGAAGGCCGGCCAGGGGCGGCTGGAACCGGCGGAGACCGCATCCATGCTGGATACGCTGCATGGAGAGGCCGAACGCATGGCCCGCTTCGTGCGCAACCTGCTGGACATGACGCGGCTGGAGGCCGGCGCCCTGGACCTGAAGCGCGAGCCCATCGATCTGGCCGATGTCGTATCGGGGGCGGTACGCCGGGCGGGGCCGGTCCTGACGGGCCATATGATTGATATCCGCATGCCGGGCGACCTGCCGCTGGTACAGGGGGACCATCTGCTGCTGGAACAGGCCCTGTTCAACCTGCTGGATAATGCCGGCAAGTACGCACCCCACGGCACTGCCATCCGCATCCAGGCCCTGCGCGACGCGGCACATGTGAAGCTTCGCGTGGAGGATGAAGGGCCGGGAATCCCGGAGGAAGCGCGGGCCCGCATCTTCGACAAGTTCTTCCGCGTGGAGGCTAAGGATCACCGCACCGCCGGTACTGGCCTGGGCCTTGCCATCGCACGTGGTTTTGTGGAGGCGATGGGCGGCACCCTGACTGCGCGCGACCGGGCCGATGGCGGCCCCGGCGCCTGTCTTGAGATGACGCTGATCGTGGACCCGCGCGGTGATATGGTGATGGCGGAGGCGACGGCATGA